The following are encoded in a window of Megalops cyprinoides isolate fMegCyp1 chromosome 16, fMegCyp1.pri, whole genome shotgun sequence genomic DNA:
- the cltb gene encoding clathrin light chain B isoform X4, whose product MADDFGFFSSSDNGAPPGEDDPAAAFLAQQESEIAGIENDEGFGALEGAGQPQENHSPPQSNYDAFGGEPATVNGDLFQVETSRESEEHGLADTPTLSLATLIDSSPGGEPISNEAYTEQAPPSPLELQESNGPTDAYASIARADQLRQEPESLRKWREEQKARLEELDSASKAAEAEWRERAKKELEDWHVHQNEQMEKNKANNRASEEAFLKECDEDAPGSEWERVARLCDFNPKTSKQSKDVSRMRSVLISLKQTPLVR is encoded by the exons ATGGCTGATGACTTCGGGTTTTTCTCTTCGTCCGACAACGGAGCTCCTCCGGGTGAAGACGACCCAGCCGCGGCGTTTTTAGCCCAGCAAGAAAGCGAGATCGCCGGGATTGAAAACGATGAAGGGTTCGGAGCATTGGAAGGGGCCGGGCAGCCTCAAGAAAATCATTCGCCGCCTCAGTCTAATTATG ATGCATTTGGGGGAGAGCCAGCCACTGTAAATGGAGACCTGTTTCAG gtagagacaagcagggaaagTGAAGAG CACGGACTGGCAGACACCCCTACTCTCTCTCTGGCAACCCTGATTGACTCCTCCCCCGGGGGGGAACCAATCAGCAATGAGGCCTACACAGAGCAGGCCCCCCCAAGCCCCCTGGAATTGCAG GAGTCCAACGGCCCCACGGACGCATACGCGTCCATCGCCCGTGCCGACCAGCTGAGGCAGGAGCCCGAGAGCCTGAGGAAATGGCGGGAGGAGCAGAAAGCGCGACTGGAGGAGCTAG ACTCCGCCTCCAAGGCTGCGGaggcagagtggagagagagggccaagaaggagctggaggactgGCATGTGCACCAGAACGAGCAGATGGAGAAGAACAAAGCCAACAACAG GGCATCAGAAGAGGCCTTCCTCAAAGAGTGCGACGAGGACGCCCCGGGGTCCGAGTGGGAGAGGGTGGCACGGCTCTGCGACTTCAACCCCAAAACCAGCAAGCAGTCCAAAGATGTGTCCCGTATGCGCTCCGTGCTCATATCTCTCAAACAGACGCCCCTGGTCCGATAG
- the cltb gene encoding clathrin light chain B isoform X2, translating to MADDFGFFSSSDNGAPPGEDDPAAAFLAQQESEIAGIENDEGFGALEGAGQPQENHSPPQSNYDAFGGEPATVNGDLFQVETSRESEEHGLADTPTLSLATLIDSSPGGEPISNEAYTEQAPPSPLELQESNGPTDAYASIARADQLRQEPESLRKWREEQKARLEELDSASKAAEAEWRERAKKELEDWHVHQNEQMEKNKANNSRLSPNLARASEEAFLKECDEDAPGSEWERVARLCDFNPKTSKQSKDVSRMRSVLISLKQTPLVR from the exons ATGGCTGATGACTTCGGGTTTTTCTCTTCGTCCGACAACGGAGCTCCTCCGGGTGAAGACGACCCAGCCGCGGCGTTTTTAGCCCAGCAAGAAAGCGAGATCGCCGGGATTGAAAACGATGAAGGGTTCGGAGCATTGGAAGGGGCCGGGCAGCCTCAAGAAAATCATTCGCCGCCTCAGTCTAATTATG ATGCATTTGGGGGAGAGCCAGCCACTGTAAATGGAGACCTGTTTCAG gtagagacaagcagggaaagTGAAGAG CACGGACTGGCAGACACCCCTACTCTCTCTCTGGCAACCCTGATTGACTCCTCCCCCGGGGGGGAACCAATCAGCAATGAGGCCTACACAGAGCAGGCCCCCCCAAGCCCCCTGGAATTGCAG GAGTCCAACGGCCCCACGGACGCATACGCGTCCATCGCCCGTGCCGACCAGCTGAGGCAGGAGCCCGAGAGCCTGAGGAAATGGCGGGAGGAGCAGAAAGCGCGACTGGAGGAGCTAG ACTCCGCCTCCAAGGCTGCGGaggcagagtggagagagagggccaagaaggagctggaggactgGCATGTGCACCAGAACGAGCAGATGGAGAAGAACAAAGCCAACAACAG CAGACTTTCTCCAAATCTTGCACG GGCATCAGAAGAGGCCTTCCTCAAAGAGTGCGACGAGGACGCCCCGGGGTCCGAGTGGGAGAGGGTGGCACGGCTCTGCGACTTCAACCCCAAAACCAGCAAGCAGTCCAAAGATGTGTCCCGTATGCGCTCCGTGCTCATATCTCTCAAACAGACGCCCCTGGTCCGATAG
- the cltb gene encoding clathrin light chain B isoform X1: MADDFGFFSSSDNGAPPGEDDPAAAFLAQQESEIAGIENDEGFGALEGAGQPQENHSPPQSNYDAFGGEPATVNGDLFQVETSRESEEHGLADTPTLSLATLIDSSPGGEPISNEAYTEQAPPSPLELQESNGPTDAYASIARADQLRQEPESLRKWREEQKARLEELDSASKAAEAEWRERAKKELEDWHVHQNEQMEKNKANNRIADKAFYEQPNADAIGYVASEEAFLKECDEDAPGSEWERVARLCDFNPKTSKQSKDVSRMRSVLISLKQTPLVR; this comes from the exons ATGGCTGATGACTTCGGGTTTTTCTCTTCGTCCGACAACGGAGCTCCTCCGGGTGAAGACGACCCAGCCGCGGCGTTTTTAGCCCAGCAAGAAAGCGAGATCGCCGGGATTGAAAACGATGAAGGGTTCGGAGCATTGGAAGGGGCCGGGCAGCCTCAAGAAAATCATTCGCCGCCTCAGTCTAATTATG ATGCATTTGGGGGAGAGCCAGCCACTGTAAATGGAGACCTGTTTCAG gtagagacaagcagggaaagTGAAGAG CACGGACTGGCAGACACCCCTACTCTCTCTCTGGCAACCCTGATTGACTCCTCCCCCGGGGGGGAACCAATCAGCAATGAGGCCTACACAGAGCAGGCCCCCCCAAGCCCCCTGGAATTGCAG GAGTCCAACGGCCCCACGGACGCATACGCGTCCATCGCCCGTGCCGACCAGCTGAGGCAGGAGCCCGAGAGCCTGAGGAAATGGCGGGAGGAGCAGAAAGCGCGACTGGAGGAGCTAG ACTCCGCCTCCAAGGCTGCGGaggcagagtggagagagagggccaagaaggagctggaggactgGCATGTGCACCAGAACGAGCAGATGGAGAAGAACAAAGCCAACAACAG GATTGCTGATAAGGCTTTCTACGAGCAGCCCAACGCTGATGCGATAGGCTACGT GGCATCAGAAGAGGCCTTCCTCAAAGAGTGCGACGAGGACGCCCCGGGGTCCGAGTGGGAGAGGGTGGCACGGCTCTGCGACTTCAACCCCAAAACCAGCAAGCAGTCCAAAGATGTGTCCCGTATGCGCTCCGTGCTCATATCTCTCAAACAGACGCCCCTGGTCCGATAG
- the cltb gene encoding clathrin light chain B isoform X3 — translation MADDFGFFSSSDNGAPPGEDDPAAAFLAQQESEIAGIENDEGFGALEGAGQPQENHSPPQSNYDAFGGEPATVNGDLFQVETSRESEEHGLADTPTLSLATLIDSSPGGEPISNEAYTEQAPPSPLELQESNGPTDAYASIARADQLRQEPESLRKWREEQKARLEELDSASKAAEAEWRERAKKELEDWHVHQNEQMEKNKANNRLSPNLARASEEAFLKECDEDAPGSEWERVARLCDFNPKTSKQSKDVSRMRSVLISLKQTPLVR, via the exons ATGGCTGATGACTTCGGGTTTTTCTCTTCGTCCGACAACGGAGCTCCTCCGGGTGAAGACGACCCAGCCGCGGCGTTTTTAGCCCAGCAAGAAAGCGAGATCGCCGGGATTGAAAACGATGAAGGGTTCGGAGCATTGGAAGGGGCCGGGCAGCCTCAAGAAAATCATTCGCCGCCTCAGTCTAATTATG ATGCATTTGGGGGAGAGCCAGCCACTGTAAATGGAGACCTGTTTCAG gtagagacaagcagggaaagTGAAGAG CACGGACTGGCAGACACCCCTACTCTCTCTCTGGCAACCCTGATTGACTCCTCCCCCGGGGGGGAACCAATCAGCAATGAGGCCTACACAGAGCAGGCCCCCCCAAGCCCCCTGGAATTGCAG GAGTCCAACGGCCCCACGGACGCATACGCGTCCATCGCCCGTGCCGACCAGCTGAGGCAGGAGCCCGAGAGCCTGAGGAAATGGCGGGAGGAGCAGAAAGCGCGACTGGAGGAGCTAG ACTCCGCCTCCAAGGCTGCGGaggcagagtggagagagagggccaagaaggagctggaggactgGCATGTGCACCAGAACGAGCAGATGGAGAAGAACAAAGCCAACAACAG ACTTTCTCCAAATCTTGCACG GGCATCAGAAGAGGCCTTCCTCAAAGAGTGCGACGAGGACGCCCCGGGGTCCGAGTGGGAGAGGGTGGCACGGCTCTGCGACTTCAACCCCAAAACCAGCAAGCAGTCCAAAGATGTGTCCCGTATGCGCTCCGTGCTCATATCTCTCAAACAGACGCCCCTGGTCCGATAG
- the higd2a gene encoding HIG1 domain family member 2A, mitochondrial, translating into MATTPVGQDQASQASAAVPVVFDLNQPPTIEGFTPLPRPREEGFKDKFIRKTKENPFVPLGCLGTAGALTYGLIAFKHGKTRQSQMLMRARILAQGFTVVAIVVGVMATALKPKQ; encoded by the exons ATGGCAACTACTCCGGTAGGACAAGATCAAGCGTCCCAGGCGAGCGCTGCGGTGCCTGTGGTTTTTGATTTAAATCAACCCCCTACTATCGAAGGATTTACCCCTCTGCCACGGCCCAGGGAGGAAGGATTCAAGGATAAGTTCATCAGAAAGACCAAGGAGAACCCCTTTGTGCCGCTGG GTTGCCTGGGAACAGCAGGGGCCTTAACCTATGGGCTTATCGCCTTCAAACACGGCAAGACCCGGCAGTCGCAGATGCTGATGCGGGCGCGTATCTTGGCACAGGGCTTCACAGTCGTCGCCATCGTGGTGGGCGTGATGGCGACGGCGCTGAAGCCCAAGCAGTGA
- the faf2 gene encoding FAS-associated factor 2 codes for MAAPEEQELSQAQTEKLLQFQDLTGLESMDQCRRTLEQHNWNIEAAVQDRLNEQEGVPSVFNPPPSRPLQVNTADHRVYSYVVSRTQPSGLLGWSYYLIMLPFRFTYYTLLDIFRFALRFIRPDPRGRVTDPVGDVVSFIHSFEEKYGRSHPVFYQGTYSQALNDAKRELRFLLVYLHGDDHQDTDEFCRNTLCKEEVLTFINTRMLFWACSTSKPEGYRVSQALRENTYPFLAMILLKDRKMTVVGRLEGLIQPEDLVNQLTFIIEANQPFLMSERLEREERNQTQVLRQQQDEAYLESLRADQEKERRRREEQEQRRQEEELARQSVLAEERRRQTLEEEKERKSECLPPEPPLDDPDSIKIIFKLPNDSRVERRFLFTQSLTVIHDFLFSLKETPEKFQIVTNFPRRVLPCLPTEEQPQPPTLKEAGLSRSEVLFVQDLTDD; via the exons ATGGCGGCGCCAGAGGAACAGGAATTATCTCAGGCGCAGACTGAGAAACTGCTACAGTTTCAG GACCTGACAGGTCTAGAGTCAATGGACCAGTGTCGTCGCACATTAGAACAGCACAACTGGAACATCGAG GCAGCTGTACAAGACAGACTGAATGAACAGGAAGGAGTTCCTAGTGTGTTTAACCCTCCACCCTCCAGGCCCCTGCAGGTCAACACGGCAGACCACAGAGTATACAGCTACGTTGTCTCCAGGACACAGCCAAGT ggtttgcTAGGATGGagttattatttaataatgctGCCATTTAGATTTACATACTACACACTACTGGACATATTCAG GTTTGCGCTGAGATTCATAAGGCCAGACCCTCGTGGCAGAGTTACAGACCCCGTTGGCGACGTGGTTTCCTTTATTCACAGTTTTGAGGAAAAATACGGTCGATCACATCCGGTATTCTACCAGGGAACATATAGCCAG GCGCTGAACGATGCCAAGCGTGAGCTACGCTTCCTGCTGGTGTATCTTCACGGGGACGATCACCAGGACACGGACGAGTTTTGTCG GAACACATTGTGCAAAGAGGAGGTCCTGACATTCATCAATACCAGAATGCTATTTTGGGCTTGTTCCACTAGCAAGCCTGAAGGATACAGAG TGTCGCAGGCGTTGCGGGAGAACACCTACCCGTTCCTGGCCATGATCCTGCTGAAGGACCGCAAAATGACGGTGGTGGGGCGGCTGGAGGGACTCATCCAGCCCGAGGACCTCGTCAACCAGCTCACCTTCATCATAGAGGCCAATCAGCCCTTCCTCATGTCAGAGAGGCTGGAGAG ggaggagaggaaccAGACGCAGGTCctgaggcagcagcaggacGAGGCCTACCTGGAGTCCCTCCGCGCCGACCAGGAGAAGGAgcgcaggaggagggaggagcaggagcagcggaggcaggaggaggagctggcccGCCAGAGCGTGCTGGccgaggagaggaggagacag ACACtagaagaggagaaggagcgGAAGTCTGAGTGTCTTCCCCCAGAGCCACCTCTGGACGACCCGGACAGcatcaaaatcattttcaaactgCCCAACGACTCCCGAGTAGAAAGGCGGTTCCTCTTCACGCAGTCTTTAACA GTAATTCACGACTTCCTGTTCTCCCTGAAGGAAACCCCAGAGAAGTTTCAGATAGTGACCAACTTTCCGCGCCGCGTCCTGCCCTGCCTCCCGACCGAGGAGCAGCCCCAGCCCCCAACGCTGAAAGAGGCAGGACTCAGTCGCTCCGAGGTCCTATTCGTGCAGGACCTCACGGATGATTGA
- the cltb gene encoding clathrin light chain B isoform X6, producing MADDFGFFSSSDNGAPPGEDDPAAAFLAQQESEIAGIENDEGFGALEGAGQPQENHSPPQSNYDAFGGEPATVNGDLFQESNGPTDAYASIARADQLRQEPESLRKWREEQKARLEELDSASKAAEAEWRERAKKELEDWHVHQNEQMEKNKANNRIADKAFYEQPNADAIGYVASEEAFLKECDEDAPGSEWERVARLCDFNPKTSKQSKDVSRMRSVLISLKQTPLVR from the exons ATGGCTGATGACTTCGGGTTTTTCTCTTCGTCCGACAACGGAGCTCCTCCGGGTGAAGACGACCCAGCCGCGGCGTTTTTAGCCCAGCAAGAAAGCGAGATCGCCGGGATTGAAAACGATGAAGGGTTCGGAGCATTGGAAGGGGCCGGGCAGCCTCAAGAAAATCATTCGCCGCCTCAGTCTAATTATG ATGCATTTGGGGGAGAGCCAGCCACTGTAAATGGAGACCTGTTTCAG GAGTCCAACGGCCCCACGGACGCATACGCGTCCATCGCCCGTGCCGACCAGCTGAGGCAGGAGCCCGAGAGCCTGAGGAAATGGCGGGAGGAGCAGAAAGCGCGACTGGAGGAGCTAG ACTCCGCCTCCAAGGCTGCGGaggcagagtggagagagagggccaagaaggagctggaggactgGCATGTGCACCAGAACGAGCAGATGGAGAAGAACAAAGCCAACAACAG GATTGCTGATAAGGCTTTCTACGAGCAGCCCAACGCTGATGCGATAGGCTACGT GGCATCAGAAGAGGCCTTCCTCAAAGAGTGCGACGAGGACGCCCCGGGGTCCGAGTGGGAGAGGGTGGCACGGCTCTGCGACTTCAACCCCAAAACCAGCAAGCAGTCCAAAGATGTGTCCCGTATGCGCTCCGTGCTCATATCTCTCAAACAGACGCCCCTGGTCCGATAG
- the cltb gene encoding clathrin light chain B isoform X7 — protein MADDFGFFSSSDNGAPPGEDDPAAAFLAQQESEIAGIENDEGFGALEGAGQPQENHSPPQSNYDAFGGEPATVNGDLFQESNGPTDAYASIARADQLRQEPESLRKWREEQKARLEELDSASKAAEAEWRERAKKELEDWHVHQNEQMEKNKANNRASEEAFLKECDEDAPGSEWERVARLCDFNPKTSKQSKDVSRMRSVLISLKQTPLVR, from the exons ATGGCTGATGACTTCGGGTTTTTCTCTTCGTCCGACAACGGAGCTCCTCCGGGTGAAGACGACCCAGCCGCGGCGTTTTTAGCCCAGCAAGAAAGCGAGATCGCCGGGATTGAAAACGATGAAGGGTTCGGAGCATTGGAAGGGGCCGGGCAGCCTCAAGAAAATCATTCGCCGCCTCAGTCTAATTATG ATGCATTTGGGGGAGAGCCAGCCACTGTAAATGGAGACCTGTTTCAG GAGTCCAACGGCCCCACGGACGCATACGCGTCCATCGCCCGTGCCGACCAGCTGAGGCAGGAGCCCGAGAGCCTGAGGAAATGGCGGGAGGAGCAGAAAGCGCGACTGGAGGAGCTAG ACTCCGCCTCCAAGGCTGCGGaggcagagtggagagagagggccaagaaggagctggaggactgGCATGTGCACCAGAACGAGCAGATGGAGAAGAACAAAGCCAACAACAG GGCATCAGAAGAGGCCTTCCTCAAAGAGTGCGACGAGGACGCCCCGGGGTCCGAGTGGGAGAGGGTGGCACGGCTCTGCGACTTCAACCCCAAAACCAGCAAGCAGTCCAAAGATGTGTCCCGTATGCGCTCCGTGCTCATATCTCTCAAACAGACGCCCCTGGTCCGATAG
- the cltb gene encoding clathrin light chain B isoform X5, with product MADDFGFFSSSDNGAPPGEDDPAAAFLAQQESEIAGIENDEGFGALEGAGQPQENHSPPQSNYDAFGGEPATVNGDLFQVETSRESEEESNGPTDAYASIARADQLRQEPESLRKWREEQKARLEELDSASKAAEAEWRERAKKELEDWHVHQNEQMEKNKANNRIADKAFYEQPNADAIGYVASEEAFLKECDEDAPGSEWERVARLCDFNPKTSKQSKDVSRMRSVLISLKQTPLVR from the exons ATGGCTGATGACTTCGGGTTTTTCTCTTCGTCCGACAACGGAGCTCCTCCGGGTGAAGACGACCCAGCCGCGGCGTTTTTAGCCCAGCAAGAAAGCGAGATCGCCGGGATTGAAAACGATGAAGGGTTCGGAGCATTGGAAGGGGCCGGGCAGCCTCAAGAAAATCATTCGCCGCCTCAGTCTAATTATG ATGCATTTGGGGGAGAGCCAGCCACTGTAAATGGAGACCTGTTTCAG gtagagacaagcagggaaagTGAAGAG GAGTCCAACGGCCCCACGGACGCATACGCGTCCATCGCCCGTGCCGACCAGCTGAGGCAGGAGCCCGAGAGCCTGAGGAAATGGCGGGAGGAGCAGAAAGCGCGACTGGAGGAGCTAG ACTCCGCCTCCAAGGCTGCGGaggcagagtggagagagagggccaagaaggagctggaggactgGCATGTGCACCAGAACGAGCAGATGGAGAAGAACAAAGCCAACAACAG GATTGCTGATAAGGCTTTCTACGAGCAGCCCAACGCTGATGCGATAGGCTACGT GGCATCAGAAGAGGCCTTCCTCAAAGAGTGCGACGAGGACGCCCCGGGGTCCGAGTGGGAGAGGGTGGCACGGCTCTGCGACTTCAACCCCAAAACCAGCAAGCAGTCCAAAGATGTGTCCCGTATGCGCTCCGTGCTCATATCTCTCAAACAGACGCCCCTGGTCCGATAG